The DNA segment TGACTGATGTGATAAGTAGTACTCTTAAGTAATAGTAAGTATTGtgggataaaatttaaacttataaGATAACTAAACTATTtggggacggaggaagtagtatgtAGATATAACtttagatgatgatgatgatgatgatgatgatgatgatgatgatgatgataataataataataataataataataataataataataatacatgCAAAAGTAAACTAATTTTTTGAATTCAAACCTCTCGGCGAGCCTGTCCCTGAaggtgcggcggcggaaggggcgCCACCGGACGGACTGCGCGATGACCCAGTAGACGGCGAACcagagctccgccgccgccatccccagcCACGCCGCCCTcccttcgccggcggccggcacgcGCGTCGCCCTGTAGTAGAGCACCAGCAGTATCCCGGCGGCCACCGTCGCAGCCTGCACCCTGTACACCGCCCTGCCGCCCAACTCCTCCGTCGTGaacagcggccgccgccgctccgccgccgtcgccgccgccgtcgtctccatcGCCGGCCGATCGATCAGCTCTACGCTCTCTCTAATTGCTTTGTTGCTTAAGTGCAGGAGAGAGCAGTGAGCAGTGAGCGCTTgatttagttatatatatagctCTTGATCATCGTTAGGCTCCTCATACAAATCAAAATTTAGCTTTAGTTATGTCTGTTTCATAGGCACTTCGTTGAGCTAAGTGGCGGCTAACATCGAGATCACTTGATATTTTTcgttattatattattataagtGAGAGGCTGTGAGAGCTCGCGCCACTCTGCTGCCGACCAATTCTGAGCTCCTTCCAAAAGAATTTATTGCTAACATGAATTactgtatactccctccgtcagcTGGTATCGATGCTATCCAAATAAATTTGTAGTACTGTactaaattatactccctccgtcccataaaactagatgtgacatattctagtatgaTTAATCTGGACAGATGAATGTTTAAATTCGTAGtaatagaatgtgtcatatccggtactaggttggtttttttataggacggaagAAGCATGTAATGttgttactctctccgttttatattattagtcgttttattttttttctaatcaaaattatttaagttggatcaaattaatagaaaaaaatatagcaatattttcaatattAAACAAAtacattattaaaatatatttaattttatatttgatgaatctaatttggtgttataggtgttgctaaaattttatataaacttgattacAAATTGAAATAATTTAACTAGAAAAAGTTAAATCGAACTATACTATAAAACAAAAGTGAGTATATTTTATGATAGAGGAAATAGTTCAAAATGCCAATTCACTCACATAATCAGATTAATTCCGCAACTGTTACTATCATTCAGCTCATGCACGTCTCTTTTCTGTCTTGTGTGTAACGACCAGGAGTAAGCGACGAATGAAGTGCAACTGTTGAAGAAGATGGAGAGTGAGGAGTGGAAAACAAGTACTCGTGAACTCGTCCACGCAATCATCAGGTAGCAAGTCACCATGGGATTCCTACCTCACACGTGCGCGCTAGGAACTGAAGCGGCACGCGTTTCACCGTATTTATAGCGCTTTAGCGCTTAGttttggataaaaaaaaagctatatacATTCCTTCTTTAAGATAAAAACCGCCATGcgtatatttctttttttaaagttgattgcaactttcaactcagatttattaaggatttgaaaatttttcaactaatatttgaaaactttcaaggtTTGAAACTCTAattgaaaaattttcaagtcaatatTTGAACACTTtaaacttaaatttaaaaatttttgaacTAAGAAGATGTTGAAACTTTCAAGTctgatttgaaaactttcaagtcaggatttgaaaactttcaaatcgaatttaaaaactttcatatccaaattcaaaacattcaactcaaatttgaaaattttcatctcaaaattaaaaaacttttaattcaaaatcttaaaaacttttaactcaaattctaaaaaaaaatctaggaaaaAATCGGCagaaaaaacgagaaaaaaacGCGTGGAGAGGCGCAGACGCGCCAGCCGCGCGGCGTGCGCGCCAGCAAGGTAACTGGTGCGTCTTCGCCAATTAGCTTTTCCGAAGTCACCAAGACACAATTGGGACCTGGAATTATTGGCTTCTCTATTTCTCTTTCCAACTTCCAAGTAGTGGCAGATCAGTGCACTAATTAATTCTGAGTTTTATACGAGAAATTCAGAGATGCTTTCTCAGCATTCTTGTAGTACAAATTCTTGTGAAATTTATGTTTTTCTCCTTCTTCTGAATATCTGTGCTAGCCATCTGTAGGTAGATGATTATCAGCGTGCAAGAAATATGTCAGGTAGAGTTTATCCCAACAAAAATTGAAAGAAATGGCAGTGCAATTTATTTCCATAATCATTTTACAAGGCATCGCTTCCCATTTTAGGACCTCAAACTATTGGTAACAGGAATGCCAACATTACAAAGCCAATTGAAGCTAGTGTGACTGGTAATGGTATTCTCCCCTTATCCTTTCTCACAAACATTGCCTCATAAATTGGGATATTAGTGATCACTATCAGTCCACATAGAATGACCTGGGGTAAAAACACATTCCACACACCTGCCATTATTTTACTTAGCCCTGCAACTAGGCAGACGAAGTTCAGTAATGCGACAGTTGCGATGATCACATATTCAGGAGATGATGACCCAAACTCAAGGATTTCTTGCTCATACCTCTTTGCTTCATCGCCATCACTTACCTTTGCTGTAATTTCAAATGACATCTTTGACAATCCTAACAATTTTCGGATGGTGTCAATGAAGCCATATAGATATGAGGTAATTCTTTTCACCATCCACATCCTTTGTCCATTCCACCATCCTTTCAATGTATCCCCAGATAATAATGCCTCATAAAGACTGTAGAGGGTCTTCACACAAAATACATATATGAAGGGTGTAGCCCATGGACTCATAATCTAAATGTCATGTAAGTGTAGTGTTAgtttcaataataaaaataagttttaatgACAAAAATGAAATCAAAGTATGGCTTATCATTTAATTTAACGGTACCTCTGGAAATAGGGGAGTGCCTTTGACAAGACCTAGTGCTGGAATCATAACATAGTAGATTGTAGGCAGTGAATTGGCTGCCCATAATCCATATATGCAGTAGCCCATCTGTAGCTGCAAGCTGATTTTTCCATGTCCAAACAGGAAGGTGTTGTGCTTTGAAAGAAAAATTGTGAAATTGCCCTCACTCCATCTCTTGTGTTGCAGTATTGTCTGGGCAAGTGTTGCTGGAGCTACACCCACAAATGCTGCCCTTTGAGGTTCCATGTAGACTGACTCCCATCCTCGGCAATGTATTGCCAATCCAGTGATGACATCCTCTACTGGGCAACCATATTTCACTCCAATCTCATTGCCCCATTGTGTCCTAAGTTCATAAGTGCAGGTTGCTAAAGATTTTGCCTTCTCTTCAATCTCATCTATGTTCTCATGTCCTCTTTCCTTTATTCCTCTGCCCCAGTCTTCCTTGTAATCTTTGCTGAATTTCTTACCACAAAGGATCTCTCTTCTATGGAAGCATCCTGTGCCAATATAGAGACATCCACCAGCACTGTCCAAACCACGCATCTCCACCTTTAcattaaatttgttttgttagtgTAGAAATATGATagcatatttctttttttttgcaagcatGGGAATGTATTTAAGTACAGTTTGATTTGATATATGGAACTTACATGATTGATAACATTGAGAGAGTTcccatatatattatttttggtCATATTGTTGTAGTTCTGAGGATACTGGACAAATCCAATTTTGTGGCTCAtttcttcatcaaggaagaagcaCAACGCATCTCTGATTGAATCACTATTGTTGGAATACATGTCACAGTCCACATTCAAGATAACAGGGCTGTCGCTTATCAGTGCTGATACCCTTATCTGCATTTAACGAAAAaattaacatattttaaaatacttccAGGAataaggaatatatatattgaacatTAAAATACTAGAGAAAATTTTGTGACCAATTTGTGCAATGAATGATGCACAATAAATTGTATGTGGTGATTTAATGGTGCGCAATTGatacataaaaaaattcttGACCAATTATTGACTACATCCACATAGCATCTGATACATGAGAAAATAACATTTGATGACCTTTTGGTTAGTGGTTACTTGTAGAACCTACTGGatacttcatttttttaattcaaaaatgAAAACATGGTGCATCTTGTTGCAGTGTTTTTGCATTTATAAGAAGATATATAAGGGCAACCTAAAATGAAAGTAGGGGGAGTATTGTTAGGCTTGTTttaacataaaaataaataaataacgtTAGTGAACACACCAAAGCGTTCAATGCCCCGGCTTTGAAGTTATGGTGATACTGAGGGCTCTTCTCGCGCGCCATGTATACCAGTGTTGGTAGCACATTTCCGTCGTCATCAACTGCATTTTGGCTTTTCCCATCTATCAGAACCTAGGAAAGAAGCAACATTTAGAACCtctcaaatatatataaaaaagtactATTTAAAATCATAATCGTGAAAGGCTTACCTGAACAATTGGCTGGTGATTTTTTGAGGTCATTTCCGAGTTCCATTCATCAAATCCTTTATGCTTTAGTTTAATTTCTTCAGGAATTTTTCCTGACATGACAGCCGAATcaattctctctctcatttcttcATACaggttctgaaaaaaaaaagtcatgccAGTCATATGAGAGTTTTGATTTCTCCTATTTTACCGAAACCTAGGGGAACCgtatatatatttcattatGTGAGAGCTGATTTTAATTATGTCCAACTTGTTGAATTACAAATGCCTTAAAGAAGAATGTTAAAAATGCACACACCTTGATAAATGACCATTCTTTTGGGGAGCACAGATTGTGATGCCCTTCTGATTCCGAGAAGTAAGCAGCTGGGGACCTTGGCTCAATGTTATATCTTCTGCAGAATGGTAGCCATTTCTTTGCAAACATGGATGCCTCCCATAGAGCATAGAAAGTAAGAATTGAACCACCATCATCAGAAAGATACACACTTATTTTTTCTGATGGGTAATTGTATGCCATGACTGATAGGATGGTAGAGATGACAAGGCTTGGTGGCTCTGCGTGTGGGTCTGCAGTGCATACAAAAACATCCACACCAGGTAGATTTTCTTTGTATCTGCTCCAAAATACATGGTAAATGTGTTAAATTGTGggaaatatatgttttctcgATGATGGATATAACTTCATCCTCTACATCGATGTGTATTCGGCCATAATATTTTTACAATAAAACAACATTAAGttgcaaaatgaaaaaaaaaactaatgaaTGTCCTCGTGATGGTGTGATGATTTAATTGAGTtacagccccatcgtttggcctaaacagccaaagaataagccaaaatttgaatttttgaacttgattttgaagttgattttggaatgcttttaacgtaatttttgttaatgttggcttttaagtcgctacgaacaaatctacaaaagttttacttataaattaattttaattttctaataagccaaataaaCCATTTTGGGTAAAatggcaaccgatgggagccttaACTGTTGAGAACACTCAGAGCCATAATCTGGAtgagatttttttaacaaatcgagtatatatagttttgcatGTTTCTATcgaaataaaatttgaaattaaaatatgGATTTAAAGTAGTGACGCCCCTGAAGAAACATGATGAGTTAGACAAGTTGGGCCCAAAATGCCAGTTGTACCCAGGGTTGCAATTTTGAAACCCTGTTTTTTTGCCGGTGGAGGCCGAAAAAACTGAAATCAccaaaatttcagaattttgggtatttttttgaatttttaacatattttgactgaatttgaataaattttgacaaaatttacaaatatttgacaaaaaattgaaaatttcagagagaTTTGTGCTTGCCGGTGGGGGtcgaaattaccgaaattttgaaccaaaattccAAGCACTGGTTGTCCCTGTTCTGATCACCTACCCAGTATGTGGATCGTTTAGGATCATGCCCGATGCAACTATGCAAATGCTTAAAGGAGAGGAGtgcttataaaaaaaaactaaccattTTATTCTACCAGCTGTAACTAAGATAGGAAATGTTCctttcaaataaataaaaaaagatagaagGTGTCCTAATCTGAAAAAGCATATGTGCTTAGCAGGTGCATATGTTTAAATGGGCCTTAAGCACTTAAGAGAAGGTGCTTGGGTTGGAGGAACGACTCTTTACGCGGTTGTGCTTGATTATGTGGACATTCCAAATGCTACATCCGTTTTTAAATAATgatcctcctcaccgccgctaGAGGTGAGTGCCGGAAATCCGGTTGTCCTAGAGGAAGACAGCGGCTGGAGATTGCAACGGCGATGGCAGCAACAGCTTCTCTCtacctaaggctgtgtttagtttacaccaaaattaaaactttgattgaaattgaaacgatgcgatgaaaaagttagaaatttatgtgagtaggaaagtttggtgtgatggaaaaagttgtaagtttgaagaaaaaattaggaTCTAAACACGGTGTAAAAGCCTGTAAGGTATGGCGTGTTAGGAGGCGGTGTCAGGAGGCACAGCAAGACAAGAAGGACGGTGACGTGGAGGTGTTGGGTGGAAGGGAGGACATCCTTGAGAAGGTGAAATAGTGTATCCAAAAATGTTATAAAAACGGAGTTGTCATCTTCCTCTTCCAATAGTGTATTTCCCCACCACTTAAAACCCACCCTGCCTAAAAACTACCCCATCTAAACA comes from the Oryza glaberrima chromosome 9, OglaRS2, whole genome shotgun sequence genome and includes:
- the LOC127783988 gene encoding cellulose synthase-like protein E6, producing the protein METTTTERRRLFATEKVGGRAVYRLQAATVAAGILLVLYYRATRVPAAGEGRAAWLGMAAAELWFAVYWVITQSVRWCPVRRRTFKNRLAERYKENLPGVDVFVCTADPHAEPPSLVISTILSVMAYNYPSEKISVYLSDDGGSILTFYALWEASMFAKKWLPFCRRYNIEPRSPAAYFSESEGHHNLCSPKEWSFIKNLYEEMRERIDSAVMSGKIPEEIKLKHKGFDEWNSEMTSKNHQPIVQVLIDGKSQNAVDDDGNVLPTLVYMAREKSPQYHHNFKAGALNALIRVSALISDSPVILNVDCDMYSNNSDSIRDALCFFLDEEMSHKIGFVQYPQNYNNMTKNNIYGNSLNVINHVEMRGLDSAGGCLYIGTGCFHRREILCGKKFSKDYKEDWGRGIKERGHENIDEIEEKAKSLATCTYELRTQWGNEIGVKYGCPVEDVITGLAIHCRGWESVYMEPQRAAFVGVAPATLAQTILQHKRWSEGNFTIFLSKHNTFLFGHGKISLQLQMGYCIYGLWAANSLPTIYYVMIPALGLVKGTPLFPEIMSPWATPFIYVFCVKTLYSLYEALLSGDTLKGWWNGQRMWMVKRITSYLYGFIDTIRKLLGLSKMSFEITAKVSDGDEAKRYEQEILEFGSSSPEYVIIATVALLNFVCLVAGLSKIMAGVWNVFLPQVILCGLIVITNIPIYEAMFVRKDKGRIPLPVTLASIGFVMLAFLLPIV